Proteins encoded by one window of bacterium:
- the tuf gene encoding elongation factor Tu (EF-Tu; promotes GTP-dependent binding of aminoacyl-tRNA to the A-site of ribosomes during protein biosynthesis; when the tRNA anticodon matches the mRNA codon, GTP hydrolysis results; the inactive EF-Tu-GDP leaves the ribosome and release of GDP is promoted by elongation factor Ts; many prokaryotes have two copies of the gene encoding EF-Tu) has product EMVMPGDNVELLIELITPIAMEKELRFAIREGGRTVGAGVVTEIIE; this is encoded by the coding sequence GAGATGGTGATGCCGGGCGACAACGTGGAGCTTTTGATCGAGTTGATCACGCCGATCGCGATGGAGAAAGAGCTTCGTTTCGCGATTCGTGAGGGCGGCCGTACGGTGGGCGCCGGCGTGGTGACCGAGATTATTGAATAA